A segment of the Terribacillus aidingensis genome:
GGAATATGCACGCCAAGCACTTGCACCGCAAATAACGAAGCAATATGTACAGAATAGTCAGCCGCTGCAGGTCATTACCGTATCCGGAGCTGTTGAGAAGGTCATAGCAGATCATATCCAGCAAACAGAGCATGGAAATTATTTGTCACTGGATCCTGAATCTCAGCAGAAAATCGTACAGTCAGTTATGGAACAAGCAGAACGTTTGTCTTTACGGGAAGAAACAGTAATTGTGTTGTGCTCTCCTACAATCCGGATGTATATGCGACAGCTGCTCGATCGCAGTCTGCCGCATGCAGTCGTTCTGTCCTACAACGAATTGGATAATACAACAGAAATCAGGAGTGTCGGGATGGTGAATGTCGCATGAAAATGAAGAAATATACAGCTGCCACAATGCCCGAAGCAATGATTCAGATAAGACGTGAATTAGGTAAGGATGCAGTCATCCTACGAACAAAAGAACTGACAAGCGGCGGATTTCTCGGACTATTTAAAAAGAAACGGATTGAAGTCATTGCGGCTTTGGACAAGCAGGATGTGGCCAGCAGCGCTCGCACAGTGTCATCAGCTATTTCATCTGCTGTGTCTCTTGAGAAGAAAGAGACAAATCAAGCAGAAACAGATTTTTCAGCTGAAATAGCAGATCTTAAAAAGGAATTAAGGTCTGTGCTTACTAACCAGACCCGACATTATGCCCTGCCATTGCAAGGATTGTATGATCGACTGCTTCATAACGAGGTTCATCCACAGATCGCTTCTGGTCTTATGGAACGCCTCTTGGAAGATGCTGTGAATGAGGATGAGGAACAAAGACTGCTTGATACGCTTATAAAGCGATTTGATAAGGTCCAGCAGCCCGCACGATTCGAAAAGAAATTTATACATCTTGTAGGTCCGACTGGTGTTGGTAAGACGACAACGATTGCAAAGCTTGCGGCAAAAAGCGCTTTAGTCGATAAAAAAAGGGTTGCTTTTATTACGACTGACACGTATAGAATTGCCGCAATCGATCAGCTGCGAACATACGCCAAAATACTGGAAGTTCCGCTTGAAGTTGCATATACGCTTGAAGATTATCAAGCTGCCAGGGAAAAGCTGGCAGATTATGATGTGGTATTCGTCGATACAGCAGGGAGAAACTTCAAAGATTCCGCCTTTGTAAAAGAGCTTGAGCAAACGCTTGATTTGCAGAATGAAGCGGAAACGTATTTAACTTTGTCCATAACGACAAGAGCCAGCGATCTTTCGGAGATTTACGAACAGTTTGCACACCTGCCGATCAAGCAGTTCATTTTCACTAAATTAGATGAAGCGAGCCGTTACGGAGGTATCCTGAATTTGGTGCAACAAGCACATATTGGGGTGGCGTATCTAACCCACGGTCAGGATGTACCGGATGATATTATCACACCATCCGCGTCTTACTTGGCAAAACGTGTAATGGAGGCGACAGCCCGTGCATGATCAAGCAGCTAAACTCCGGGCAAGTGTTCAGCGCACTTCACTTGGAAGAACCATAGCTGTTGCCAGCGGAAAAGGCGGAGTAGGCAAATCGAATTTCGCTCTTAACTTTTCGTTAGCCTTAAGCAATCTTGGAAAATCAGTCTTGCTTATCGACTTGGATTTAGGAATGGGGAACATCGAGATATTGCTTGGCAAATCGGCCAAGCATTCCTTTGTGGAAATGATTCAAAATCGTTTAAAACTGGAACAAATCGTGGAAGCAGGACCTGATAATCTTGACTTCATTGCTGCTGGTGCAGCGATGAATGAACTCTTTCATATGGATGGTGCCGGATTCGCCCATTTTCAAAAAGAGTTTGAAAGAGCACAGCAAGTCTATGACTTTGTGTTCCTGGATATGGGGGCTGGATTAACAGAAGAAAGTGCATCGTTCATCTTGGCCGCGGATGAAAGTATCGTTGTAACGACAACTGAACCGACTAGTATGATGGATGCATATGCCCTGATAAAACATATCAAACAGCGCGATGCTGAGCTGCCGATGCACCTGCTTGTAAATCGTGCAATCGACAAGCGCGAGGGACAGGATACAGCAGCTCGGATGAAGGAAGTAATACAGACATTTCTTCATATCGAGATAATGCTATTAGGTATCCTGCCGGAAGATAAACAGGTTCCAAAGTCGGTAAAAATGCAGGAGCCATTCCTAAATCACAAGGATACAAAAGCGGGTCCAGTCATTAAGCGGCTTGCAGCCAGCTATCTGAAGCCTGCAGCAGAATCAACAGCTATAGAAAGAACATCGTTTATTGGCAGATTGAAAGATATATGGATGGGAGGAACTCGTAATGGGAAAGATCCGCGTTTTGGTCGTTGATGATTCCGCTTTTATGCGGAAAATCATTTCGGATTTACTGAGCAGTGATGATCGCTTGGAAGTTATCGGAACAGCACGCAATGGTAAGGATGGCCTGGACCAAATCAGCCAACTGAAACCAGATGTAGTAACGATGGATGTGGAAATGCCGATCATGAACGGACTGGATGCGCTGAAGCAAATCATGCTGAAGCACCCTCTGCCGGTTGTCATGCTCTCCAGCTTGACGAAGCAAGGTGCAGATATGACCATTCATGCCATGTCGCTCGGTGCAGTTGATTTCATTGCAAAACCGTCTGGTTCCATATCTTTGGACCTGGATAAAGTGCGGGACGAACTAGTCGTCAAAGTCGTGGCAGCAGCTTCCTCTCGTCTATCAATCAGGGAACAAGTAAAAGCTGCTGAGGTTAAAGTTTTCGCAAAGGCTCCCGAGAAGAAACGGGCTGATCGTAATTTGGTAGCGATTGGTACTTCTACTGGAGGTCCAAGAGCTCTGCAGGAAGTAATCGGAAAACTGCCCGCTGCACTGGCTGCTCCTGTTGTTGTCGTTCAACATATGCCAGTAGGATTCACGAAGTCCCTGGCAGAAAGGCTGGATAGTCTCAGTGCAATAAAAGTCAAGGAAGCCGAACAAAATGAAACTTTAAGAAATGGCGTGGTTTATATCGCGCCAGGCGGATATCATCTTACGATTGTGCAGGCAGATAGCAGACTTATTGCCAAACTGACATTGGAAGACCCTGTGAAGGGGCATCGGCCTTCTGTAGACAGAATGTTCGAATCTATCAGCAGTTTGGAAAATGTGGATGTATGTACCGTTATTATGACAGGCATGGGAGCGGATGGAACCGAGGGGCTGCGAAAAATCAAGAATAGACAGCCATCTGTCTACAGCATCGGTGAATCGGCAGAGTCTTGTGTTGTTTACGGTATGCCGAGAGCGGCAGCAGAGGCCGGACTGTTGCATCATGTTTGTCCAGTCCAGTCAATCGCCTCTGCAATCCAGCAGAGAATCAATCTATTAGAGGGGGTCAACAAATGGAAGTAGATCAGTATTTAGGTGTATTCATCGAAGAAAGCAAAGAACATCTTCAAGCTTTGAATCAGCATTTGCTAGAACTTGAAAAGCAGCCGGAAGATATTGGAGTAGTCAATGAAATTTTCCGTTCCGCTCATACGCTGAAAGGCATGTCGGCTACGATGGGTTATCAGGATTTAGCCAATTTGACGCATCAAATGGAAAACGTACTAGATGCAATTCGTAATCATCAGATTAAAATCAACCCAGAGATTCTTGATGTGGTTTTTGAGGCTGTAGATAGTCTGGAAGAGATGGTCCTCGATATTGAATCCGGTGGAGCAGGAACAAAAGAGGTAAGTGAGTTGGTCAGCCAGCTTGCGGCAATTGAATCTGGTGAAGCACCGCTTCAGGTAGCTGCAGCAGTTGCAGAGGAAAAGGTTAGTGATACCTCAGGTCTTATTCTGGATGAATTCGAGCTGGCTGTATTACGGGAAAGCGAAGAAAAAGGATTCCAAACCTTCTATACAAAAGTTACGTTACGTGAAGATTGTATGCTGAAGGCTGCCCGGGTTTACATGGTATTCGAAGTACTTGAATCTTTGGGAGAAGTAGTTAAGAGCAATCCGGAGGTTTCCCAGCTTGAGGATGAAGCATTCGACCTGACGTTTGAAGTGTTATTCGTGACAAAAGAGAAGAAAGAACTTATCGAGGAGAAGGTCCTGAAAGTATCTGAGATAGATGCTATCTCCATCCAAAACTTTTTCATCGATACATATAAGCACGCACAAGATGAAGGAAAAGAAGAAGTAACTGCTTCTGCGCATGAAGAAAAGGTACAAGAAACAACAAATGAGAAAAAAGCCCAGCAAAGCAACAAGACGATTCGTGTGAATATTGAACGCCTGGATATTCTGATGAATCTGTTTGAAGAGCTAGTCATAGATCGCGGCAGACTTGAACAGATTGCCGAGGATGTGAAGCATCCAGAACTGCACGAGACAGTTGAGCGGATGGCTAGAATCTCTGGTGACCTTCAAAGTATCGTACTGACTATGCGGATGGTTTCGATTGATCAAGTTTTCAACCGCTTCCCGCGTATGGTAAGGCAGCTTGCAAAAGATCTTGGCAAGAAAATTGATCTGCAGATCGAAGGCGCTGAAACAGAGCTTGACCGTACAGTAATCGATGAAATTGGTGACCCGCTTGTACATTTGATTCGCAACAGTCTGGATCATGGCGTTGAAACTCCGGAAGTAAGACGTGAGCTAGGCAAGCCAGAAACAGGAACAATTAAACTGAAAGCCTACCATTCCGGTAATCATGTTTTTATTGATATTACCGACGATGGTGCCGGAATTAACCGGAAGAAAGTAACGGAAAAAGCAATTAAAAATGGACTTATCACAAAAGAACAAGCAGCAATCATGACTGATAATCAAGTATTCGGCTTGATCATGCAGAGCGGCTTTTCAACAGCTGACACTATTTCAGATATTTCAGGTCGCGGTGTTGGTTTGGATGTTGTCCGCAATACGATCGAATCACTTGGCGGAACTATTACAATCAATTCCGAAGAAGGAAAAGGATCAATATTCAGCATAGAATTGCCGCTGACATTATCAATTATCAGTGTCTTGCTTGTTGAGATCCAAAAAGAGAAATATGCTGTTCCGCTATCTTCTATCATCGAAACAGCAATTATCCCGAAAGCGGATATCATGTATGTCCATAATCAAGCAGTAATCGATTTCCGGGGCAGAGTCGTTCCGCTTGTTTCCTTGAAAGACGTTTTCCAAGTACCTGAAGTGAAAGAAGAGGCGGATCACTATTCTGTTGTCATCATTAAAAAAGGTGACAAATCAGCTGGATTGATTGTAGATGGATTTATCGGTCAGCAAGAAATCGTCCTTAAATCCTTAGGAAACTACTTGACTGAAATCTTCGCTATCTCTGGAGCTACCATCTTGGGAGATGGCCAAGTAGCACTTATCATCGACAGCAATGCGTTAATCAAATAAGGAGGGTTCATCATGGCAGAAGAAATCGTACAAGATGTAAAAGTTATTGTTTTTCAGTTGAAAAATGAAGAATATGCAGTACCTGTGACACAGGTTGGGTCTATCGAGAAGATGGAACATATTACGAGAGTCCCGAACACAGAAAGCTTTATCAAAGGTGTTATCAATATGCGCGGTGTTGTGACGCCAATCGTTGATTTGCGAAGCCGTCTCGGCCTTGAAGAGACACCGGTCGATGAAAATACAAGAATCATCATTGTGGATCTGGATGACACGTCAATCGGTTTGATTGTGGATGCAGCGAATGATGTCGTGGATATTCCAGTAGATAAAATAGAAGAGGCGCCGCAAGTCATTGGAGCGATCAACATTGATTACATCGACGGGGTAGTGAAACTTGAGGACAGACTTGTCATTTTACTTGATCTGCGAAAAGTCTTGAAATTCCATGAAATCGAAGCAATCAAGTCCATCGAAAGCTGATGTATGATCTTCGCTATATAACGGAAGATCAGCTGGATGCATTAAAAGAAGCAGGAAACATTGGTGCAGGGAATGCAGCTACAGCGCTTTCTACTTTGCTCCGCCAAGACATCGATATGAAAGTGCCAGCTGTCCGAATCTGTCACTTTAATGAATTGATTGAATCGATTGGCGGGGCTGAGCAGCCGCTGGCAGCTATCTATCTCAGGATTCAGGGAGATGCGCCAGGAAATATGTTCTTTTTACTCCAGCCAGCTGAAGCAGAGTTATTCGTTCATTATATAACGGGGAATGAGAGCTTTTCATGGTCCAGCACGACCCATGATGACATAAACCTTTCCGCTTTGCATGAAATGGGAAACATACTCGCTGGAAGCTATCTATCTGCGATTAGCGACTTCGCCAAAGTGAATATGCAGCCTTCAGTTCCACAAATCAGTGTCGATATGGGAGGCGCTATTTTAGCGAATGGTTTAATTGAGATAGCTCAGGAAAGCGATTATACCGTGGTTATTGATACGGTCATCTCACTGAGCGATCCGAATGAGCAGCAGCACATGATTGAGGGGAAATTTCTGCTGCTATTGGATCCAGATGCATTCGGTCATTTATTCCATGCTTTAGGAGTCGAGGCAGATGACTGAGGCCGAAATCTTGCATGTCGGAATAGCTGATGCAAAAATCGCTTCCTATCCGCAGCATCTTCGGACAGCCGGACTTGGATCTTGTGTCGGTGTTGTCGTTTACGATAAGCAAAGAGGAATTGCTGGCTTGGCGCATGTCATGCTCCCAGACTCTAGTTTAGCTAAACAGACTCAGATGAACCGCAACAAATATGCAGATACAGCTATGGACGACCTGATTGCCAATCTGCTGCGCCAAGGCGGAAGCAGGAGTCGTTTTAAAGCGAAGCTTGCAGGCGGAGCCCAGATGTTCTCCTTCATGTCCAGTGACGAGAAAATGCGAATTGGTCCTCGTAATATCGAAGCGGTGGAACAGAAGCTGCGGGAATACCGCATCCCCATCGAAAGCAAGGATGTCGGGGGCAGCAACGGACGCACGATTGAATTTAATACAGATACATGTGGTTTGAGGATTAAAACAGTTAGCAAAGAGGAAGAGATCATATAATGGAGCAGCTTCATTCTTATGACGTAACAGCAAACAAAGGAGGGGGTTTCATGATCAATTATGGATCAGAAACAGAACAGCAGTATTGGAACAGCTGGTTTTATAAAAAAGACAGCGATGCTGCCAATGAATTGATGCGAATGTATATGCATGTAGTCGATTACCATACGCAGCGCATCGCTGCGCACCTTCCCTCCAGTGTGAGCAGAGATGATGTCAGAAGCTTCGGTTACACAGGATTGTATGATGCTTTACAGAAGTTCGAGCCAAGCCGGGATTTCAAATTTGAAACATATGCTTCCTTCCGTGTAAGAGGGGCAATAATGGACGGTCTGCGGAAGGAAGATTGGCTTCCGAGAACCGTACGTGATAAAGTGAAGAAAATAGAAGCGGCTGCCAGTAAGCTCGAACAAACGCTGGAACGGAAACCGACCAGCGTGGAGATTGCGAAACAGACGGGCTTAAGCCGTGAGGAAGTAGAAGAAGCGGTGCGGGATGCACTGTTCTCAAATGTTCTTTCCATGGATGATAAACCTGCACGGCCCAAGCAAGACACCCAGGAAACAAGCTATGTCCTTCCTGATCTCAAGACTCCTCAGCCTGAAGATACAGTGCTGCAGAAGGAACTTGTTCTGCAGCTGACAGACAGCATCAAGCAGCTGAATCAGCATGAACAGCTTGTTATCAGTCTATTCTATAAGGAAGAATTAACGTTTACAGAAATCGGTCACATACTGGAATTGACAACGTCACGAATATCCCAGATTCACAAACGTGCCATATTCAAATTACGGGAATCACTAGCCAAGCTTTCAGCGATCAGCTGAAAGCTATTTCCCTATTTTACAGAAAGAAGGTTTTTCATGCTAACACTACTTGTCTGTGCCAGTCTTCTCCTTCATGTACTGACCTTCATTGCTATCCGCGCGCTGCAAACAAACATACAGCAGCAGGAAACCCGCCATCAGACGGATAAACAAGCGTATGAAGCGATGTTAGGCTCCATACTTGATGAATTGAAAGAAGAAAATGACCGGCTTCTTCAAGCGGAACCTCCGCCACGGGAAGTCAACACGAAAAAAAACATGGTGGATATAATCAGCGGATCTTCTCCTGCTTCAGAAGATACACCTTCTGTTTCCGATTACAAACCTCCCCAGCCAGCAGAGGAGGAAGATCAAGTATCCATGTCCAATCTCGGACGTGTCTTGCAGCTTCATGACCAGGGACTGGATTCTACAGAGATTGCAAAACAGCTCGGAATGGGGAAGACAGAAGTAGAATTGATTCTGCTAATGAAGAAAAATGGTGAAAATAGCAGAAAAAGTTGAGAAAGTACAAAAACATGTCTAAGATGCTTGATTGATGGTAATAGCTGTGCTATATTTATTTTTGGTGTTAATACACACGTCTGCCGATTTTTACGGGAGGTGCTGACAAGTTGTCAGTTCCCGATAAAAGATGAAGCAGTCGGAGGAGAAAAAACCATTAGGAGGAAACACTATGTCAGTCATTTCAATGAAACAATTGCTTGAAGCTGGTGTTCATTTCGGTCACCAGACTCGCCGTTGGAACCCGAAAATGAAGAAATATATCTTCACTGAGCGTAACGGCATCTACATCATCGACCTTCAGAAAACTGTGAAGAAAGTCGATGAAGCTTACAACTACGTGAAAGAACTTGCTGCTGATGGCGGTACAATTCTATTCGTAGGTACGAAAAAACAAGCACAGGAATCTGTGAAAGAAGAAGCGATCCGTTCTGGTCAGTACTTCGTTAACCAACGTTGGTTGGGTGGTACGCTTACTAACTTCCAGACAATCCGCAAACGTATCAACCGTTTGAAATCCATCGAGCGCATGGAAGAAGACGGTACTTTCGAAGTACTTCCTAAAAAAGAAGTAGTAGGTTTGCTTAAAGAAAAAGAACGTCTTGTTAAATTCCTTGGCGGTATCAAAGACATGGAAAGAATTCCTGACGCTCTATTCGTTATCGACCCACGCAAAGAAAGAATCGCAATTGCAGAAGCTCACAAATTGAACATTCCAATCATCGGTATCGTTGATACTAACTGTGATCCGGATGAGATCGATTACGTGATCCCTGCGAATGACGACGCTATCCGCGCTGTCAAATTGCTTACTTCCAAAATGGCGGACGCTATCCTGGAATCCAAGCAAGGTGAAGAATTGGAAGACCAAGAAGCTCCAGCTGAAGAAGCTACAGAAGCTGTAAGCGAGTAATGGATGAAGGGTGATAAGGGGGGACCTTTTATCACCCTTTTTTCAAGAAATAAATTGTCCAAACCCTTAAGGAGGCATTTATGATGGCAATCACGGCACAAATGGTAAAAGAATTGCGCGAAAAAACTGGCGCAGGTATGATGGATTGTAAAAAAGCTTTGACACAAACAGATGGTGACATGGAGAAAGCAATTGATTACCTTCGCGAGAACGGTATTGCGAAAGCAGCTAAAAAAGCAGATCGTATCGCTGCTGAAGGTTTGACTTTCATCGCTACAGAAGGCAATCATGCTGTATTGCTTGAAGTGAACTGTGAAACTGACTTCGTTACTAAGAACGATCAGTTCAAAACACTTTTGAACGATCTTGCTCAACATATCCTTACTAACAAACCAGCTAGCGTAGAAGAAGCTTCAGAACAAAAAATCAACGCTGACCAAACTGTTGGTGAATACATCAATGCTGCTATCGCGAAAATCGGTGAAAAGATTTCCCTTCGCCGCTTTGCACTAGTAAGCAAAGAAGACAACCAAGCTTTCGGCGCATATACACATGGCGGCGGACGCATCGGTGTATTGGCATTGCTTGATGGCACAACTGATGCAGAGCTTGGTAAAGATGTTGCAATGCACATCGCTGCGGTAAACCCTCGTTACGTTTCCCGTGATGCAGTGGCTGCTGATGAAGTAGAGCGCGAGCGCGAAGTATTGAAAACACAAGCACTTAACGAAGGCAAGCCAGAAAACATCGTTGAAAAGATGGTAGAAGGCCGCCTTGGCAAATTCTTCGAAGAGATCTGCTTGCTTGAACAAAGCTTCATCAAAGATCCAGATCAAAAAGTGAAGAAATACGTATCCGACAAAGGTGCTTCTGTAGTTAACTTTGTTCGTTATGAAGTGGGCGAAGGTATGGAAAAACGTGAAGATAACTTCGTTGACGAAGTAATGAGCCAAGTTAAAAAATAAGTACGACAAAAAGAGGGGACACTTTGTGTTCCCTTTTTTACAAAATACATACCTTTGGAGGCAATGATGACAACAGCACGCTACAAACGAATCGTATTGAAACTAAGTGGAGAAGCATTAAGCGGCCAAGTCGGCTAT
Coding sequences within it:
- the flhF gene encoding flagellar biosynthesis protein FlhF — protein: MKMKKYTAATMPEAMIQIRRELGKDAVILRTKELTSGGFLGLFKKKRIEVIAALDKQDVASSARTVSSAISSAVSLEKKETNQAETDFSAEIADLKKELRSVLTNQTRHYALPLQGLYDRLLHNEVHPQIASGLMERLLEDAVNEDEEQRLLDTLIKRFDKVQQPARFEKKFIHLVGPTGVGKTTTIAKLAAKSALVDKKRVAFITTDTYRIAAIDQLRTYAKILEVPLEVAYTLEDYQAAREKLADYDVVFVDTAGRNFKDSAFVKELEQTLDLQNEAETYLTLSITTRASDLSEIYEQFAHLPIKQFIFTKLDEASRYGGILNLVQQAHIGVAYLTHGQDVPDDIITPSASYLAKRVMEATARA
- a CDS encoding MinD/ParA family protein — encoded protein: MHDQAAKLRASVQRTSLGRTIAVASGKGGVGKSNFALNFSLALSNLGKSVLLIDLDLGMGNIEILLGKSAKHSFVEMIQNRLKLEQIVEAGPDNLDFIAAGAAMNELFHMDGAGFAHFQKEFERAQQVYDFVFLDMGAGLTEESASFILAADESIVVTTTEPTSMMDAYALIKHIKQRDAELPMHLLVNRAIDKREGQDTAARMKEVIQTFLHIEIMLLGILPEDKQVPKSVKMQEPFLNHKDTKAGPVIKRLAASYLKPAAESTAIERTSFIGRLKDIWMGGTRNGKDPRFGR
- a CDS encoding chemotaxis response regulator protein-glutamate methylesterase, with amino-acid sequence MGKIRVLVVDDSAFMRKIISDLLSSDDRLEVIGTARNGKDGLDQISQLKPDVVTMDVEMPIMNGLDALKQIMLKHPLPVVMLSSLTKQGADMTIHAMSLGAVDFIAKPSGSISLDLDKVRDELVVKVVAAASSRLSIREQVKAAEVKVFAKAPEKKRADRNLVAIGTSTGGPRALQEVIGKLPAALAAPVVVVQHMPVGFTKSLAERLDSLSAIKVKEAEQNETLRNGVVYIAPGGYHLTIVQADSRLIAKLTLEDPVKGHRPSVDRMFESISSLENVDVCTVIMTGMGADGTEGLRKIKNRQPSVYSIGESAESCVVYGMPRAAAEAGLLHHVCPVQSIASAIQQRINLLEGVNKWK
- a CDS encoding chemotaxis protein CheA; protein product: MEVDQYLGVFIEESKEHLQALNQHLLELEKQPEDIGVVNEIFRSAHTLKGMSATMGYQDLANLTHQMENVLDAIRNHQIKINPEILDVVFEAVDSLEEMVLDIESGGAGTKEVSELVSQLAAIESGEAPLQVAAAVAEEKVSDTSGLILDEFELAVLRESEEKGFQTFYTKVTLREDCMLKAARVYMVFEVLESLGEVVKSNPEVSQLEDEAFDLTFEVLFVTKEKKELIEEKVLKVSEIDAISIQNFFIDTYKHAQDEGKEEVTASAHEEKVQETTNEKKAQQSNKTIRVNIERLDILMNLFEELVIDRGRLEQIAEDVKHPELHETVERMARISGDLQSIVLTMRMVSIDQVFNRFPRMVRQLAKDLGKKIDLQIEGAETELDRTVIDEIGDPLVHLIRNSLDHGVETPEVRRELGKPETGTIKLKAYHSGNHVFIDITDDGAGINRKKVTEKAIKNGLITKEQAAIMTDNQVFGLIMQSGFSTADTISDISGRGVGLDVVRNTIESLGGTITINSEEGKGSIFSIELPLTLSIISVLLVEIQKEKYAVPLSSIIETAIIPKADIMYVHNQAVIDFRGRVVPLVSLKDVFQVPEVKEEADHYSVVIIKKGDKSAGLIVDGFIGQQEIVLKSLGNYLTEIFAISGATILGDGQVALIIDSNALIK
- a CDS encoding chemotaxis protein CheW; the encoded protein is MAEEIVQDVKVIVFQLKNEEYAVPVTQVGSIEKMEHITRVPNTESFIKGVINMRGVVTPIVDLRSRLGLEETPVDENTRIIIVDLDDTSIGLIVDAANDVVDIPVDKIEEAPQVIGAINIDYIDGVVKLEDRLVILLDLRKVLKFHEIEAIKSIES
- a CDS encoding chemotaxis protein CheC — translated: MYDLRYITEDQLDALKEAGNIGAGNAATALSTLLRQDIDMKVPAVRICHFNELIESIGGAEQPLAAIYLRIQGDAPGNMFFLLQPAEAELFVHYITGNESFSWSSTTHDDINLSALHEMGNILAGSYLSAISDFAKVNMQPSVPQISVDMGGAILANGLIEIAQESDYTVVIDTVISLSDPNEQQHMIEGKFLLLLDPDAFGHLFHALGVEADD
- a CDS encoding chemotaxis protein CheD; the protein is MTEAEILHVGIADAKIASYPQHLRTAGLGSCVGVVVYDKQRGIAGLAHVMLPDSSLAKQTQMNRNKYADTAMDDLIANLLRQGGSRSRFKAKLAGGAQMFSFMSSDEKMRIGPRNIEAVEQKLREYRIPIESKDVGGSNGRTIEFNTDTCGLRIKTVSKEEEII
- a CDS encoding FliA/WhiG family RNA polymerase sigma factor, whose translation is MINYGSETEQQYWNSWFYKKDSDAANELMRMYMHVVDYHTQRIAAHLPSSVSRDDVRSFGYTGLYDALQKFEPSRDFKFETYASFRVRGAIMDGLRKEDWLPRTVRDKVKKIEAAASKLEQTLERKPTSVEIAKQTGLSREEVEEAVRDALFSNVLSMDDKPARPKQDTQETSYVLPDLKTPQPEDTVLQKELVLQLTDSIKQLNQHEQLVISLFYKEELTFTEIGHILELTTSRISQIHKRAIFKLRESLAKLSAIS
- the rpsB gene encoding 30S ribosomal protein S2, with translation MSVISMKQLLEAGVHFGHQTRRWNPKMKKYIFTERNGIYIIDLQKTVKKVDEAYNYVKELAADGGTILFVGTKKQAQESVKEEAIRSGQYFVNQRWLGGTLTNFQTIRKRINRLKSIERMEEDGTFEVLPKKEVVGLLKEKERLVKFLGGIKDMERIPDALFVIDPRKERIAIAEAHKLNIPIIGIVDTNCDPDEIDYVIPANDDAIRAVKLLTSKMADAILESKQGEELEDQEAPAEEATEAVSE
- the tsf gene encoding translation elongation factor Ts, yielding MAITAQMVKELREKTGAGMMDCKKALTQTDGDMEKAIDYLRENGIAKAAKKADRIAAEGLTFIATEGNHAVLLEVNCETDFVTKNDQFKTLLNDLAQHILTNKPASVEEASEQKINADQTVGEYINAAIAKIGEKISLRRFALVSKEDNQAFGAYTHGGGRIGVLALLDGTTDAELGKDVAMHIAAVNPRYVSRDAVAADEVEREREVLKTQALNEGKPENIVEKMVEGRLGKFFEEICLLEQSFIKDPDQKVKKYVSDKGASVVNFVRYEVGEGMEKREDNFVDEVMSQVKK